The following coding sequences lie in one Porphyromonas asaccharolytica DSM 20707 genomic window:
- a CDS encoding U32 family peptidase: MNERAERIETTDSIIKRELVTLPEELRDPSRYEVMAPVGSYESLSAAIRAGANSIYFGIEALNMRAKSAYNFTTDDLYRIVEICRRSGVKSYLTVNTIIYDEDLTLLREILYHAHQAQVTAVIAADVATLMEAHRLGLEVHLSTQLNISNWEALRFYAQFADVVVLARELNLDQVAEIKRKIAEEQIVGPSGRLVEIEMFAHGALCMAVSGKCYLSLHHQATSANRGSCAQICRRGYRVYDDRQGVELEVTHPNIMSPKDLKTIHFINKMMLAGVTVFKIEGRARGPEYVSTVVQCYREAIDAVCAGTYDEARIAQWNERLREVFNRGFWDGYYLGQRLGEWTPFAGSSAVREKEYVAHIVKYFSKIGVAEVEVESGELALGDRILIIGPTTGVVDMTLSEMRYELEPVSHAIKGQRISIPVPRKVRANDRLYLFRERTEVQHFKG, translated from the coding sequence ATGAATGAACGTGCAGAAAGAATAGAGACGACCGATTCGATCATAAAGCGTGAGTTGGTGACGCTCCCCGAGGAGCTGCGTGATCCTAGTCGCTATGAGGTGATGGCTCCTGTGGGGTCGTATGAGAGCTTGAGCGCTGCGATACGTGCGGGAGCGAATAGTATATACTTTGGCATTGAGGCGCTCAACATGCGGGCTAAGTCTGCCTACAACTTTACGACAGACGACCTCTATCGTATCGTGGAGATCTGTCGGAGGAGTGGCGTGAAGAGTTACCTGACGGTCAATACGATCATCTACGATGAGGACTTGACGCTGCTTCGCGAGATCCTCTACCATGCGCACCAGGCACAGGTCACGGCGGTGATCGCTGCCGATGTGGCGACGCTGATGGAGGCGCATCGCTTGGGGCTGGAGGTGCATCTCTCTACGCAACTCAATATTAGCAATTGGGAGGCTTTGCGCTTCTACGCACAGTTTGCCGATGTGGTGGTCTTGGCTCGTGAGCTGAACCTAGATCAGGTGGCGGAGATCAAACGTAAGATAGCTGAGGAGCAGATCGTCGGTCCGTCGGGGAGACTGGTGGAGATAGAAATGTTTGCCCATGGAGCGCTCTGCATGGCGGTCTCGGGCAAGTGCTATCTGAGTCTGCACCATCAAGCTACGAGTGCCAATAGAGGTAGTTGCGCACAGATCTGTCGCCGTGGCTACCGAGTCTATGATGACCGCCAAGGGGTCGAGCTGGAGGTGACGCACCCGAACATTATGTCGCCGAAGGATCTGAAGACGATTCACTTCATCAATAAGATGATGCTGGCGGGTGTCACGGTCTTTAAGATAGAGGGGCGCGCCCGTGGCCCGGAGTATGTCTCTACGGTGGTGCAGTGCTACCGTGAGGCTATCGATGCTGTCTGTGCGGGTACTTACGATGAGGCTCGAATAGCGCAGTGGAATGAGCGACTACGAGAAGTCTTCAACAGAGGCTTTTGGGATGGTTACTATCTCGGTCAGCGACTGGGCGAGTGGACACCTTTTGCGGGTTCTAGTGCTGTGCGTGAGAAGGAGTACGTGGCGCACATCGTTAAGTACTTTAGCAAGATAGGAGTCGCCGAGGTGGAGGTAGAGAGTGGCGAGCTGGCACTGGGAGATCGCATTCTGATCATCGGACCGACGACAGGCGTGGTCGATATGACGCTCTCGGAGATGCGCTACGAGCTGGAGCCGGTCTCTCATGCCATCAAGGGGCAACGTATCTCCATCCCTGTGCCACGTAAGGTGCGGGCGAATGACCGGCTCTACCTCTTTAGAGAGCGTACGGAGGTACAGCATTTCAAGGGGTAG
- a CDS encoding acyl-CoA thioesterase, producing the protein MKQPIKYQYGLTLKVRDYECDLQGVVNNSNYQCYMEHTRHEFWLALGDSFAEMHEEGLDLFVYKVSITYHRSLRSGDTFHTALRARREGAKLIFDQVIVRSDGVKCASGVIEAVAVQNGRTTRGECFDGIMARAEAYSESHPYDLTIL; encoded by the coding sequence ATGAAACAACCAATCAAATATCAGTATGGTCTCACGCTCAAGGTGCGAGACTACGAGTGCGACCTCCAGGGGGTGGTCAACAACAGCAACTATCAGTGCTACATGGAGCATACACGCCACGAGTTTTGGCTGGCACTGGGCGATAGCTTTGCTGAGATGCACGAAGAGGGGCTTGATCTCTTCGTCTACAAGGTCTCTATAACCTATCATCGCTCGTTGCGTAGTGGTGATACCTTTCATACGGCACTGCGTGCCAGACGTGAGGGGGCTAAGCTCATCTTCGACCAGGTCATCGTACGTAGTGATGGCGTGAAGTGCGCCTCAGGTGTGATCGAGGCGGTCGCGGTGCAGAACGGACGGACGACCCGTGGAGAGTGCTTCGATGGGATCATGGCTCGTGCTGAGGCTTACAGCGAGAGCCATCCGTATGACTTAACGATTCTCTAG
- the cls gene encoding cardiolipin synthase: MAELLFVLYLLSVIGGIVIVLGEERSAVSSIPWILVVIFLPVVGLLLYIIFGYSLRRKQLIDVGVRRALSNATVETKSLPSTEVEERAGRKLTSLSSLIERLTDTPLTTANELTLYDDSREWLAACREAVVQAQHYIYIELYRIEEGPWLDALLDLLAERIQEGVALYWLYDDVGSRSLSRRYRKRMEQLGGEVAAFLPVRFRLLTSRVNYRNHRNLVVVDGAVGFTGGNVLLSELQHLPQGAQPLATTHLRMSGAVVRQLEYSFALDWYVATQQLLSPQQSSSTVTMAEPIKMQIFPTHPTDDFPSLEMIFTHAFLQARQSLYIESPVLIPTSSIQQALISTALSGVQVRVILPRRGRSWLAPKASHAFFTDLLRAGVEIYYYDGLREATYAVIDKERVVTGTPYLDFRSFEYNFDLTTIAYSSEVARQFVDSFEATLALCRRITLRRNRLWRRIVHGVMRLLTPLI, from the coding sequence ATGGCCGAGCTCCTCTTCGTCCTCTATCTCCTCTCTGTTATCGGAGGTATCGTTATTGTGCTCGGGGAGGAGCGTAGTGCGGTCTCTTCGATCCCGTGGATACTGGTAGTCATCTTTCTCCCTGTCGTCGGGCTCCTGCTGTATATTATCTTTGGCTACTCGCTGAGGCGTAAGCAACTAATCGATGTGGGGGTGAGGCGGGCCCTCTCGAATGCTACTGTAGAAACTAAGTCGCTGCCTAGCACGGAGGTTGAAGAGAGAGCAGGTCGTAAACTTACGTCGCTATCCTCTCTCATAGAGCGACTGACCGATACGCCACTGACCACGGCTAATGAGCTGACTCTCTATGACGATAGTCGCGAGTGGCTTGCTGCTTGTCGTGAAGCTGTCGTACAGGCGCAGCACTACATCTACATCGAGCTGTATCGTATCGAGGAGGGCCCGTGGCTGGACGCTCTGCTAGATCTGCTCGCAGAGCGCATTCAGGAGGGCGTAGCTCTCTACTGGCTCTATGATGACGTTGGGTCGCGAAGTCTGAGTCGACGCTATCGCAAGCGGATGGAGCAGTTGGGCGGAGAGGTTGCTGCCTTTCTCCCCGTACGCTTTCGGCTTCTTACGAGCCGCGTGAACTATCGCAACCATCGCAACCTCGTGGTGGTAGATGGTGCTGTAGGCTTTACAGGGGGCAATGTGCTACTCTCGGAGCTACAGCATTTGCCTCAAGGTGCGCAACCTCTGGCGACGACTCATCTGCGTATGAGTGGCGCAGTGGTACGTCAGTTGGAATACAGCTTTGCGCTGGACTGGTACGTAGCGACGCAGCAATTGCTCTCGCCACAGCAGAGCTCCTCTACCGTGACGATGGCCGAGCCTATCAAGATGCAGATCTTCCCGACGCATCCTACGGACGACTTTCCCTCGCTAGAGATGATCTTCACGCACGCCTTCCTGCAGGCTCGTCAGTCGCTCTACATCGAGTCGCCTGTCTTGATCCCCACCTCTAGCATACAGCAGGCACTGATCTCCACGGCACTCTCTGGGGTGCAGGTACGGGTGATCCTACCTCGCCGTGGGCGTAGCTGGCTGGCTCCTAAGGCTTCGCACGCTTTCTTTACCGACTTGCTACGAGCTGGTGTGGAGATATACTACTATGACGGCCTACGAGAAGCGACCTATGCGGTGATAGATAAGGAGCGTGTGGTGACGGGAACACCTTACCTAGACTTTAGAAGCTTTGAGTACAACTTCGACTTGACCACCATTGCCTATTCTTCGGAGGTCGCACGGCAGTTTGTCGATAGCTTTGAGGCAACACTTGCCCTCTGTCGTAGGATAACCCTACGACGCAATAGGCTGTGGAGACGTATCGTTCATGGCGTGATGCGTCTGCTTACGCCTCTGATATGA